One genomic segment of Paenibacillus sp. FSL H8-0332 includes these proteins:
- a CDS encoding ABC transporter ATP-binding protein/permease, with translation MLQLKNITKSYKTGEFTQVALDKVNLNFRESEFVAILGQSGSGKTTLLNIVGGLDQYDSGELIINGQSTERFKDSEWDAYRNNSVGFIFQSYNLISHLSITDNVEMGMTLSGVSSAEKHRKALEVLEKVGLKDHVHKKPNQLSGGQMQRVAIARALANNPDIILADEPTGALDSETSEQIMELIKSIAEDKLVIMVTHNPELAENYADRVIRFSDGHAISDSNPLVTQKTSSAYKLKQTSMSFFTALKLSGKNIATKKWRTGLTAFASSIGIIGIALILSLSNGFDKQISSYETGALSNFPISINQTAVNLQNASPPGKENTELTSYPAEKKLFPYDPTVNSAMHMNVLTKEYMQYLEGIDPKLLDGVSYTRSVNMNWLVKDGDKAAALDKSKITVAPYPSKQGSDSGSYLEQYYDLLEGKFPAEKTDLVLIVDQYNRLTNAAVDALGLDYEAKSINLSDLVGTQLKLINNNDYYKKNGEQFVVNAAGGDLKDLYNSPKAVTLNIVGVLRAQEGSTISTLSPGLVYSDELAASFIADAHKSEIVLAQEKADINVLTGQGLSDGLTGTGSTGPMGGPPIMNAGQSAAASMAAPTKENALAALGATDIPSAVSLYPIDFSAKESVNAYLDKWNEGKAAEDQVQYTDLAAIVTNISGGIMDGITMVLIAFAAISLVVSLIMIAIITYISVMERTKEIGVLRALGARKKDITRVFNAETFIIGACSGILGIGITYLLTIPVNAILYNLTELKNVAQLNPLHALILGVISVLLTMLGGAIPAKMAAKKDPVTALRSE, from the coding sequence ATGCTGCAATTAAAAAACATTACCAAGAGCTATAAGACAGGCGAATTCACTCAAGTCGCACTGGATAAAGTAAATCTCAATTTCAGAGAAAGTGAGTTCGTCGCGATTCTGGGCCAGAGCGGATCGGGCAAGACCACGCTGCTCAATATCGTCGGCGGACTGGATCAGTATGACAGCGGAGAGCTGATCATTAACGGTCAATCGACGGAGCGCTTCAAGGACAGCGAGTGGGATGCGTACCGCAATAACAGTGTCGGCTTTATTTTTCAGAGCTATAATCTGATCTCTCACTTAAGCATCACAGACAATGTGGAGATGGGGATGACGCTAAGCGGGGTATCTTCAGCCGAGAAGCACCGCAAGGCGCTGGAGGTTCTGGAGAAGGTCGGCCTTAAGGATCATGTGCACAAAAAGCCGAACCAGCTCTCCGGCGGACAGATGCAGCGTGTAGCCATCGCCCGGGCGCTCGCGAACAATCCGGATATCATCCTGGCTGATGAGCCTACCGGCGCCTTGGATTCAGAGACCAGTGAGCAGATCATGGAGCTGATCAAGTCGATTGCCGAGGATAAGCTCGTCATCATGGTTACCCATAACCCGGAGCTGGCGGAGAATTATGCAGACCGTGTTATCCGCTTCTCAGACGGTCATGCGATCTCGGACAGCAATCCGCTGGTTACGCAGAAGACCTCAAGTGCGTACAAGCTGAAGCAGACAAGCATGAGCTTTTTCACAGCCCTGAAATTATCCGGCAAAAACATTGCCACCAAGAAATGGCGTACGGGGTTGACCGCTTTTGCCTCCAGTATCGGGATTATCGGTATTGCCCTGATCCTGTCCCTGTCCAATGGCTTCGATAAGCAGATCAGCTCCTATGAAACCGGGGCCTTATCCAACTTCCCGATCTCCATCAATCAGACGGCGGTCAATCTGCAGAATGCAAGCCCTCCCGGCAAAGAGAATACAGAACTTACCTCATACCCGGCAGAGAAAAAGCTTTTCCCGTACGACCCGACTGTGAACTCAGCCATGCATATGAATGTGCTGACCAAGGAGTATATGCAGTATCTGGAGGGGATCGATCCCAAGCTGCTGGACGGCGTCTCCTATACCCGCAGTGTGAATATGAATTGGCTGGTGAAGGACGGGGACAAGGCGGCAGCGCTGGATAAAAGCAAGATTACTGTAGCTCCCTATCCGAGCAAACAGGGCAGTGACTCGGGAAGCTACCTGGAGCAGTACTATGATCTGCTGGAGGGGAAATTTCCTGCAGAGAAGACGGATCTGGTGCTCATTGTCGATCAATACAACCGTCTGACCAATGCGGCAGTGGATGCGCTCGGGCTGGATTATGAAGCCAAGAGCATCAATCTGAGCGATCTGGTCGGAACACAGCTGAAGCTGATTAATAACAATGACTACTATAAAAAGAATGGCGAACAGTTTGTGGTCAATGCAGCCGGAGGGGATCTGAAGGACCTCTATAACAGCCCCAAGGCAGTTACGCTTAACATTGTAGGTGTGCTGCGCGCACAGGAAGGGTCGACAATCTCAACGCTGTCGCCCGGTCTGGTCTACTCGGATGAACTGGCAGCCTCCTTCATTGCCGATGCGCATAAATCCGAGATTGTCCTGGCCCAAGAGAAGGCAGATATCAATGTGTTAACGGGGCAGGGATTATCAGATGGCCTCACAGGTACGGGTTCAACCGGCCCGATGGGCGGGCCTCCCATCATGAATGCGGGGCAGAGTGCAGCCGCCAGTATGGCCGCGCCCACGAAGGAGAATGCTCTTGCAGCGCTGGGGGCGACTGATATTCCAAGCGCAGTCTCGCTCTATCCGATTGATTTCAGTGCGAAGGAATCCGTAAATGCTTATCTGGACAAATGGAATGAAGGCAAAGCGGCAGAGGATCAGGTGCAATACACCGACCTTGCGGCGATTGTGACGAATATTTCCGGCGGAATTATGGACGGGATTACGATGGTGCTGATTGCTTTTGCGGCGATTTCCCTGGTGGTATCCCTGATCATGATTGCGATCATTACGTATATTTCCGTGATGGAACGTACGAAGGAGATCGGCGTATTGCGTGCACTGGGTGCCCGTAAGAAGGATATCACGCGGGTGTTCAATGCCGAGACCTTCATTATCGGGGCTTGCTCGGGGATTCTGGGCATCGGCATCACTTATCTGCTGACCATCCCGGTCAATGCAATCCTCTACAACCTGACGGAGCTGAAAAATGTCGCCCAGCTGAACCCTCTTCACGCGCTCATTCTTGGTGTCATCAGCGTCCTGCTCACTATGCTGGGTGGAGCTATTCCGGCTAAGATGGCGGCGAAGAAGGACCCGGTGACTGCCCTGCGCAGTGAATAA
- a CDS encoding TetR/AcrR family transcriptional regulator C-terminal domain-containing protein, translating to MTNPPQRTDPRVLRTRQFLKEALIELMEEMSIEKITVNRLAQRAQINRVTFYLHYRDIPDMLEKMADDMAEEVLEVVRDDTDFTEAGQEEKWPMLEHLLVHIAENAKFYKIVLTSRKSTIFTDRLFKLMADIIAARVESRVTAHDASEVTVQKDIAVWYGSAALIGTIIAWLREDMPYTPQYLAKQITSLRAK from the coding sequence ATGACGAATCCCCCCCAGCGGACAGATCCGCGCGTCCTTCGTACACGACAATTCCTCAAAGAGGCTCTGATTGAGCTGATGGAAGAGATGAGCATTGAGAAAATCACCGTCAACCGCCTTGCGCAGCGGGCCCAAATTAACCGTGTGACCTTCTATCTGCATTACCGGGATATCCCGGATATGCTGGAGAAAATGGCGGATGATATGGCAGAGGAGGTTCTGGAAGTGGTGAGAGACGATACGGACTTTACGGAAGCCGGACAAGAAGAAAAGTGGCCGATGCTGGAGCACCTGCTTGTGCATATTGCAGAGAACGCCAAATTCTACAAAATCGTGCTTACGTCCCGGAAGAGTACGATATTTACCGACCGGCTTTTTAAACTGATGGCGGATATTATTGCTGCAAGGGTGGAGAGCAGGGTTACCGCGCATGACGCTTCGGAAGTAACGGTACAGAAGGATATCGCTGTGTGGTACGGCTCGGCGGCCCTCATTGGTACCATCATCGCCTGGCTCCGGGAGGATATGCCGTATACGCCGCAGTATCTGGCCAAGCAGATCACTTCGCTGCGGGCGAAGTGA
- a CDS encoding metallophosphoesterase, whose translation MKRRIKAQTIEFAVFGDSHVGYGNSLSIFKSLLPKAVSSGNKRFIIFGGDNTQAGANHGNNAGTYYKEFKDTVTSTLGSIPYKASIGNWEASTRSLFTQYLGAMAGQMNFPGTQGKVRYVWLDCALGQFTPASLNLLRNLDDRYFYIIDFHWPLRVQGITVDFSHVLSAAETSKFFTAIPAKAREKVLAIFTHHGHKFYRKLINIYPGYTRTKFFVTGCSGDYKCKQGENMGYYNATLTSSGSGYKVEAYIAH comes from the coding sequence GTGAAACGCAGAATCAAGGCGCAGACGATTGAATTTGCGGTATTTGGAGATAGTCATGTGGGATATGGCAACAGCTTGAGCATTTTTAAGAGTCTTTTGCCCAAGGCGGTGAGCAGCGGGAACAAACGCTTTATCATCTTCGGGGGAGATAACACTCAGGCGGGAGCGAATCACGGGAATAACGCCGGGACGTACTATAAGGAATTCAAGGACACCGTTACCAGTACGCTGGGAAGCATCCCTTACAAGGCGTCGATCGGGAATTGGGAGGCCAGCACACGGTCGTTGTTCACCCAGTACTTAGGGGCGATGGCCGGCCAGATGAATTTCCCGGGAACGCAGGGCAAGGTGAGATATGTATGGCTGGATTGCGCACTGGGCCAGTTCACACCGGCAAGCCTCAATCTGCTGCGGAATCTGGATGACAGGTATTTCTATATTATTGATTTCCACTGGCCGCTCCGGGTGCAGGGCATTACGGTGGATTTCAGCCATGTGCTCAGTGCGGCCGAGACCTCCAAGTTCTTCACGGCCATTCCGGCAAAAGCCAGAGAGAAGGTGCTGGCGATCTTCACGCATCATGGTCATAAATTCTACCGGAAGCTGATCAACATCTATCCGGGATACACCAGGACGAAATTCTTCGTCACCGGCTGCTCCGGGGACTACAAATGCAAGCAGGGCGAGAACATGGGGTATTATAACGCCACATTAACCAGCAGCGGTTCAGGTTATAAAGTCGAGGCTTATATCGCGCACTGA
- a CDS encoding DHA2 family efflux MFS transporter permease subunit: protein MSNKTAIKEVPSIPKGPILFVMILGAFLATLNQTIMSVATPELMHDFNITAATAQWLTTGYMLVNGVLIPITAYLMQRFTTRELFQASMFIFFAGTLVSALAGSFPVLLTGRMIQAAGAGIIMPLLTQVILTLFPREKRGAAMGMVGLAIIFAPAIGPTLAGYIMERYSWEMMFYGMLPLTVMVIVCGFIYLRNVAERSFPKIDITSVALSTIGFGTLLYGFSRAASAGWSSAEVLLSLAAGVISLGLFIWKQLKSESPLLDLRAFQYNMFSLTTVISVAVTIVMYADMMLLPLYLQNARGFTAMESGLLLLPGAVIMGALMPITGKLFDRFGAKWLAIIGLTITILTTLSFVNLTDSTSYGYLMLMSTGRRIGMALLLMPIQTLGLNQLPSRLNSHGTAISNTVRQVAGAVGTSLLVTVMTSRTATHFQDIAASGGTAGETQQHMLMEASIQGINDSYLVIVGIGIIGLLLSFFIKQVGQAKEPALKQQAVIAEEV, encoded by the coding sequence GTGAGTAACAAGACAGCAATCAAAGAAGTCCCGTCCATTCCCAAGGGACCTATTCTTTTCGTAATGATTCTGGGTGCCTTTCTGGCTACACTGAATCAGACCATCATGAGCGTTGCAACACCGGAGCTGATGCATGACTTCAATATTACGGCGGCCACGGCCCAGTGGCTGACTACGGGCTATATGCTGGTTAACGGTGTGCTGATTCCCATTACGGCTTATCTGATGCAGCGCTTCACTACCCGGGAGTTGTTCCAGGCCTCGATGTTTATTTTCTTTGCGGGTACCCTTGTATCGGCGCTCGCAGGCAGCTTCCCGGTGCTGCTTACCGGACGGATGATTCAGGCTGCCGGTGCCGGCATTATTATGCCGCTGCTTACCCAGGTTATTTTGACCCTCTTCCCGCGTGAAAAAAGAGGAGCCGCCATGGGGATGGTCGGGCTCGCCATCATCTTCGCCCCGGCCATCGGCCCTACGCTAGCCGGATATATTATGGAGCGTTATTCTTGGGAGATGATGTTCTATGGCATGCTTCCGCTCACGGTTATGGTCATCGTATGCGGATTTATTTATCTGAGAAATGTGGCCGAGCGTTCTTTTCCCAAAATCGACATTACCAGCGTGGCCCTGTCCACCATCGGATTCGGCACCCTGTTATACGGCTTCAGCCGGGCAGCCAGCGCTGGCTGGTCTAGCGCAGAGGTGCTATTGTCGCTGGCCGCTGGCGTCATATCGCTCGGATTATTCATATGGAAGCAGCTCAAATCCGAGAGCCCGCTGCTGGATCTGCGCGCCTTCCAATATAATATGTTCTCCTTGACCACCGTCATCAGTGTGGCGGTTACGATTGTGATGTATGCGGATATGATGCTGCTGCCGCTCTATCTGCAGAATGCCCGCGGCTTCACCGCTATGGAATCCGGCCTGCTGCTGCTGCCCGGCGCAGTGATTATGGGCGCGCTGATGCCAATCACCGGTAAGCTGTTCGACCGCTTCGGCGCGAAATGGCTCGCCATTATCGGCCTGACGATCACTATTCTGACTACACTCAGCTTCGTGAATCTTACAGACTCGACAAGCTACGGTTATTTGATGCTGATGTCCACCGGCCGCCGGATCGGCATGGCCCTGCTATTGATGCCTATTCAAACCCTCGGGCTGAATCAACTGCCCTCCAGGCTGAATTCCCATGGTACAGCCATCTCCAATACCGTAAGGCAAGTCGCTGGCGCAGTAGGTACTTCTCTGCTGGTCACCGTGATGACCAGCCGTACTGCCACTCACTTCCAGGATATCGCAGCCAGCGGCGGAACTGCCGGCGAGACTCAGCAGCATATGTTAATGGAGGCTTCCATCCAGGGCATTAACGATTCCTATCTGGTTATTGTGGGCATCGGAATTATCGGGCTCTTACTCTCCTTCTTCATTAAGCAGGTGGGTCAGGCCAAGGAACCGGCGCTGAAGCAGCAAGCCGTTATCGCCGAGGAAGTCTAG